In the Spirochaetia bacterium 38H-sp genome, TAGACAGAGACGATAGATTGCTTCTACAGAAACGCAGCCTTAGCAAGGATATGGAGCCAGGTAAATGGGATACGGCTGTGGGAGGACATCTTAGCCCCGGTGAGAACTACGAGGATGCTGCAATGAGAGAATATGCAGAGGAACTTGGGCATTTCCCTCCTGTGCCACTCAAAAAGCTTTTTGATATGAGAGTAAGAACGGACAGAGAATCGGAGAATGTAAGGGTTTTTTTATGTACTGACAACGGTCCTTTTTCTCCGGACAAGAAGGAAATAAGCGAGCTTAGGTTCTTTTCTTCTTCTGAGCTTGCTAGTCTGGAAAAAGAAGATATGACTCCAGGGCTTGCCATAGAACTGAAGCTACTGGAAGAAAAAGGAATCATTCTTATAAAAAGGAGAGATTTATGAGTCATGATGATTTTAATCTGGATATAATTGCAGCAAGGCTCTCCGCTCTGGAAGAAAGTATTATAGTAAGACTTCTTGAGAGAGCACAGTTTTGTCATAATCCAGTTGTATATCTTCCTGGGCACAGCGGCTTTTCCGGTGGAGAGCATCAGTCGCTTTTTGAGATACGGTTGAGATATCAGGAGGAGATGGATGCTGTTTTTGGTCGTTTTTGTGTACCGGAAGAGAGGCCTTTTTACAGGGATTTGCCTGCCCCAAGGAGAATTGTAAGCGTGGATGTGTCCTGTCTGGGACTGGATGATTTTGAGCGTATCAATCTTATGCCGCGTATTGTTGAGTCTTATCTTGCTCTTTTGCCTGAAATATGTCCCAAAGGAGACGATGGACAGTATGGTTCCAGTGTGGAGCATGATGTTATGGCTCTCCAGGCACTGGGTAGACGGATACATTATGGTTCTATCATGGTTGCAGAGTCTAAGTTTCGGATGAACAGGGAAGGTTATACTGCTCTTATAAAGGCAGAGGATAGGGATGGACTTCTTTCTCTTTTGTCCAGGCCAGAGGTGGAGGAGACTATACTTGCGAGGGTAAGGGAAAAGACTTCTACTATACAGTCCGGCGTGGACAGGCGCATAAGGCGTGTTGTTGAGCCGGATGTTATCGTGTCTTTTTACAGGGATACTATTATTCCTCTTACAAAAGAGGGGGAGGTTCTTTATCTTCTCAATCGCAGGATTGAGAATTAGTTTTCTCTACGATAAAAAAAGCCGTACCGCGGTGCGGTACGGCGTTCGGTATATGATATCTTTATTTATTAGGGAATTATGTCCAGTTTTTTTGCAACGTTTCCTGCTATTTCTATTGCTTTGTCCAGTTCTTCATCTGTGTGTGTTGCCATGTAGGATGTTCTTATGAGTGCGTTCTTGGGCGGGACTGCAGGTGATATTACTGGGTTTGTGTAGAGTCCCTGCTGGTACATCTTATACCAGAAGTTAAAGGTTTTTTCATCGTCGCCTAT is a window encoding:
- a CDS encoding NUDIX domain-containing protein, with protein sequence MPDTEKCVLVDEYDRVLGEVDRSLCHKDPSLIHRTSHVVVIDRDDRLLLQKRSLSKDMEPGKWDTAVGGHLSPGENYEDAAMREYAEELGHFPPVPLKKLFDMRVRTDRESENVRVFLCTDNGPFSPDKKEISELRFFSSSELASLEKEDMTPGLAIELKLLEEKGIILIKRRDL
- a CDS encoding chorismate mutase, with translation MSHDDFNLDIIAARLSALEESIIVRLLERAQFCHNPVVYLPGHSGFSGGEHQSLFEIRLRYQEEMDAVFGRFCVPEERPFYRDLPAPRRIVSVDVSCLGLDDFERINLMPRIVESYLALLPEICPKGDDGQYGSSVEHDVMALQALGRRIHYGSIMVAESKFRMNREGYTALIKAEDRDGLLSLLSRPEVEETILARVREKTSTIQSGVDRRIRRVVEPDVIVSFYRDTIIPLTKEGEVLYLLNRRIEN